A genomic segment from Anas platyrhynchos isolate ZD024472 breed Pekin duck chromosome 5, IASCAAS_PekinDuck_T2T, whole genome shotgun sequence encodes:
- the DGKZ gene encoding diacylglycerol kinase zeta isoform X3 → MEAAGPPPPGGSPSSSSSSSSSATAAGASGGAEPERGPPPPGRRHSNKRFTGLKLFGRRKAIAKSSLQHMVAQPNPTLALRSDSERQIRSTVDWSETAVYGEHIWFETNVSGDFCYVGDQNCMAKLLQKPLSRRKCAACKIVVHTPCIEQLEKINFRCKPSFRESGSRNVREPIVVRHHWVHRRRQEGKCRQCGKGFQQKFAFHSKEIVAISCSWCKQAYHSKVSCFMLQHIEEPCSLGAHAAVVVPPTWILRVRRPQNPMKSSKKKKRTSFKRKSSKKGAEEGRWKPFVIKPMPAPLMKPLLVFVNPKSGGNQGAKIIQSFMWYLNPRQVFDLSQGGPKEALELYRKVHNLRILACGGDGTVGWILSILDQLRLNPPPPVAILPLGTGNDLARTLNWGGGYTDEPLSKILSHVEDGNIVQLDRWNLHVEPNPDANPEEKDEAAADKLPLDVFNNYFSLGFDARVTLEFHESREANPEKFNSRFRNKMFYAGTAFSDFLTGSSKDLAKHVKLVCDGTDLTPKIQDLKPQCLVFLNIPRYCAGTMPWGNPGEHHDFEPQRHDDGCIEVIGFTMTSLAALQVGGHGERLCQCRQVVLTTSKAIPMQVDGEPCKLAASCIHISLRNQANMVQKTKRRNSMPLLNDQQPVPERLRIRVSRISMRDYEALHYDKEKLKEASVPLGIIVVPGDSDLELCRTQIERLQEEGDGAKPKTLSSQKLSPKWCFLDSTTADRFYRIDRAQEHLNYVTEISQDELYVLDPELVITQTVGTSPAMPDLVDSSAAPPGHHFAFPSSSSSPPCSPAPIAEAELCLPQKDDLLIEAAKSGDFSKFQELHRAGKDLMVRDSSGRTVLHHAVKSGSKDIVKYIIENAPSEILDATEEENGETSLHQAAALRQRTICHYIVEAGASLMKTDLQGDTPKHRAEKANDPDLAAYLENRQHYQMIQREDQETAV, encoded by the exons GAAAGCTATTGCCAAGTCCAGCCTCCAGCACATGGTAGCCCAGCCAAACCCCACGCTAGCCCTGAGGAGCGATTCGGAGAGGCAGATCCGCAGCACCGTGGACTGGAGC GAGACTGCAGTCTACGGGGAGCACATCTGGTTTGAGACCAACGTGTCTGGGGATTTCTGCTACGTTGGGGACCAGAACTGCATGGCAAAACTGCTG CAAAAACCTCTCTCCAGGCGTAAGTGTGCGGCCTGCAAGATCGTAGTGCATACACCCTGCATAGAACAGCTGGAGAAA ATAAATTTCCGCTGCAAACCTTCCTTCAGGGAGTCAGGATCCCGGAACGTACGGGAG cCTATAGTTGTCCGGCATCACTGGGTGCACCGGAGACGGCAGGAAGGGAAATGCCGGCAGTGTGGCAAG GGTTTCCAGCAAAAGTTTGCCTTCCACAGTAAAGAGATTGTAGCCATCAGCTGTTCCTGGTGCAAGCAAGCG TATCACAGCAAAGTGTCTTGTTTCATGCTGCAACACATCGAAGAGCCCTGCTCACTGGGGGCTCATGCTGCTGTCGTTGTTCCTCCCACTTGGATTTTGCGGGTCCGACGGCCCCAG AACCCAATGAAATCCagtaagaagaagaagaggacaTCATTCAAGCGGAAATCCAGCAAAAAGGGTGCTGAG GAAGGGAGGTGGAAACCCTTTGTCATCAAGCCCATGCCAGCTCCTCTCATGAAACCCTTGCTGGTGTTTGTGAACCCCAAGAGCGGTGGGAATCAG GGAGCCAAGATCATCCAGTCCTTCATGTGGTATCTCAACCCACGGCAAGTGTTTGACCTCAGCCAGGGTGGACCCAAGGAGGC GCTGGAGCTGTACCGCAAGGTCCACAACCTGCGGATCCTGGCGTGTGGGGGAGACGGCACG GTGGGCTGGATACTCTCCATTCTGGACCAGCTACGCCTCAACCCACCTCCTCCCGTGGCCATCCTGCCCTTGGGGACCGGGAACGACTTGGCCAGGACACTGAACTGGGGTGGG GGTTACACAGATGAGCCTCTGTCCAAGATCTTGTCACATGTGGAAGATGGAAACATTGTGCAGCTCGATCGCTGGAACCTCCATGTGGAGCCAAACCCTGATGCAAACCCTGAGGAAAAGGATGAGGCAGCCGCTGACAAG CTCCCCTTGGATGTCTTCAATAACTACTTTAGCCTTGGCTTTGATGCACGGGTGACACTGGAGTTTCACGAATCCCGAG AGGCCAATCCAGAGAAGTTCAACAGCCGGTTTCGGAATAAAATGTTCTATGCTGGG ACGGCTTTCTCCGACTTCCTCACAGGGAGCTCCAAAGACTTAGCGAAGCACGTCAAGTTGGTT TGCGATGGGACAGACCTGACCCCCAAGATCCAGGACCTGAAGCCTCAGTGCTTGGTCTTCCTGAACATCCCCAG GTATTGTGCAGGCACTATGCCCTGGGGCAACCCTGGCGAGCACCACGACTTTGAACCACAGCGCCACGATGACGGCTGCATTGAAGTCATCGGCTTCACCATGACCTCCCTG gctgctctgcaggtgGGTGGCCATGGGGAGCGGCTGTGCCAGTGCCGGCAGGTGGTTCTCACCACGTCCAAGGCCATCCCCATGCAGGTGGACGGGGAGCCCTGCAAGCTGGCGGCTTCCTGCATCCACATCTCGCTGCGCAACCAAGCCAACATGGTGCAGAAGACCAAGCGGCGCAACTCCATGCCTCTGCTCAATGA ccagcagccagtACCTGAGCGGCTGCGAATCCGGGTGAGCCGAATCAGCATGCGCGACTACGAGGCACTGCACTACGACAAGGAAAAGCTCAAGGAAGCCT CCGTGCCTCTGGGGATCATCGTGGTTCCAGGAGACAGTGACCTGGAGTTGTGCCGGACCCAAATCGAGAGGCTGCAGGAG gAAGGAGATGGAGCCAAACCGAAGACACTGTCATCCCAGAAGCTGTCACCAAAGTGGTGTTTCCTGGACT CAACCACGGCGGATCGGTTCTACAGGATAGACCGCGCACAG GAGCACCTCAACTACGTGACGGAGATCTCTCAGGATGAGCTCTATGTGCTGGACCCAGAGCTGGTGATCACCCAGACTGTGGGCACCTCTCCTGCCATGCCTGACCTCGTGGACTCATCCGCTGCACCTCCTGGGCACCATTTTGcattcccctcctcttcctcctctccaccctgctctcctgcccccAT tGCTGAGGCCGAGCTCTGCCTCCCGCAGAAAG ATGACCTTCTGATAGAAGCTGCCAAGAGCGGCGACTTCAGCAAG TTCCAAGAGCTGCACCGGGCTGGAAAAGACCTGATGGTGCGAGACTCCTCGGGCCGGACCGTCCTGCACCACGCTGTCAAATCAGGGAGCAAGGACATCGTCAAATACATCATCGAGAACG CCCCTTCAGAAATCCTCGATGCCACAGAGGAAGAGAA CGGTGAGACCAGCTTGCACCAGGCTGCAGCGTTACGCCAGCGCACGATCTGCCACTACATCGTGGAAGCTGGGGCGTCGCTGATGAAGACGGACCTGCAG GGAGACACCCCCAAGCACAGGGCAGAGAAAGCCAATGACCCTGACCTGGCTGCCTACCTCGAGAACCGACAGCACTACCAGATGATCCAGCGGGAGGACCAGGAGACAGCTGTGTAG
- the DGKZ gene encoding diacylglycerol kinase zeta isoform X1, whose amino-acid sequence METFFKRHFGRKGSPGPRRTSVVAVPTSKARRRSQAGLPSASLAQRRRGSSTVPLPLSCLPLPRRSSPRRRSSTTPPCLSPRFAVQQHRGGRLPAIDAQLLGHPMLLAGPLPDGEEGDGAPHTDTSISWPLEDGGGHAASGEAERGGRWAEESWLTMLPRLRPLQAGLLSRGPRCLRRTSSHVLPTDSGCGRVPHGLPGRYRRLSQRRRSSDALRPGLLSPGRAWRLAQQCAGAAGAAFPECLGPEPACCPDGWSPRLLKAIAKSSLQHMVAQPNPTLALRSDSERQIRSTVDWSETAVYGEHIWFETNVSGDFCYVGDQNCMAKLLQKPLSRRKCAACKIVVHTPCIEQLEKINFRCKPSFRESGSRNVREPIVVRHHWVHRRRQEGKCRQCGKGFQQKFAFHSKEIVAISCSWCKQAYHSKVSCFMLQHIEEPCSLGAHAAVVVPPTWILRVRRPQNPMKSSKKKKRTSFKRKSSKKGAEEGRWKPFVIKPMPAPLMKPLLVFVNPKSGGNQGAKIIQSFMWYLNPRQVFDLSQGGPKEALELYRKVHNLRILACGGDGTVGWILSILDQLRLNPPPPVAILPLGTGNDLARTLNWGGGYTDEPLSKILSHVEDGNIVQLDRWNLHVEPNPDANPEEKDEAAADKLPLDVFNNYFSLGFDARVTLEFHESREANPEKFNSRFRNKMFYAGTAFSDFLTGSSKDLAKHVKLVCDGTDLTPKIQDLKPQCLVFLNIPRYCAGTMPWGNPGEHHDFEPQRHDDGCIEVIGFTMTSLAALQVGGHGERLCQCRQVVLTTSKAIPMQVDGEPCKLAASCIHISLRNQANMVQKTKRRNSMPLLNDQQPVPERLRIRVSRISMRDYEALHYDKEKLKEASVPLGIIVVPGDSDLELCRTQIERLQEDFPPQPSALQRLLFQEGDGAKPKTLSSQKLSPKWCFLDSTTADRFYRIDRAQEHLNYVTEISQDELYVLDPELVITQTVGTSPAMPDLVDSSAAPPGHHFAFPSSSSSPPCSPAPIAEAELCLPQKDDLLIEAAKSGDFSKFQELHRAGKDLMVRDSSGRTVLHHAVKSGSKDIVKYIIENAPSEILDATEEENGETSLHQAAALRQRTICHYIVEAGASLMKTDLQGDTPKHRAEKANDPDLAAYLENRQHYQMIQREDQETAV is encoded by the exons ATGGAAACCTTTTTTAAGAGGCATTTTGGGAGGAAGGGCTCACCGGGGCCGCGGCGTACCAGCGTGGTGGCTGTGCCCACCAGCAAAGCCCGCCGCCGCTCCCAGGCCGGGCTGCCCTCCGCCTCCTTGGCCCAGCGCCGCCGCGGCTCCAGCACCGTGCCGCTGCCCctctcctgccttcccctgccccgCCGCAGCAGCCCCCGGCGCCGCTCCAGCACCACGCCGCCCTGCCTCAGCCCCCGCTTCGCCGTGCAGCAGCACCGCGGGGGCCGGCTGCCCGCCATCGATGCCCAACTTCTGGGCCACCCCATGCTGCTGGCCGGCCCCCTCCCCGACGGAGAGGAGGGTGATGGGGCGCCACACACCGACACCTCCATCTCCTGGCCTCTGGAGGATGGCGGTGGCCACGCAGCGAGCGGCgaggcggagcggggcgggcggtGGGCCGAGGAGAGCTGGCTGACCATGCTGCCCCGGCTGCGGCCGCTGCAGGCCGGGCTGCTGTCGAGGGGTCCCCGCTGCCTGCGCCGCACCTCCTCCCACGTCCTGCCCACAGACAGCGGCTGCGGCCGGGTGCCCCACGGCCTGCCGGGCCGCTACCGCCGCCTGAGCCAGCGCCGCCGCTCCAGTGACGCCCTGCGGCCCGGGCTGCTGTCCCCCGGCCGCGCGTGGCGGCTGGCCCAGCAGTGCGCGGGGGCAGCCGGGGCCGCCTTCCCCGAGTGCTTGGGACCGGAGCCCGCCTGCTGCCCCGACGGCTGGAGCCCCCGGCTGCT GAAAGCTATTGCCAAGTCCAGCCTCCAGCACATGGTAGCCCAGCCAAACCCCACGCTAGCCCTGAGGAGCGATTCGGAGAGGCAGATCCGCAGCACCGTGGACTGGAGC GAGACTGCAGTCTACGGGGAGCACATCTGGTTTGAGACCAACGTGTCTGGGGATTTCTGCTACGTTGGGGACCAGAACTGCATGGCAAAACTGCTG CAAAAACCTCTCTCCAGGCGTAAGTGTGCGGCCTGCAAGATCGTAGTGCATACACCCTGCATAGAACAGCTGGAGAAA ATAAATTTCCGCTGCAAACCTTCCTTCAGGGAGTCAGGATCCCGGAACGTACGGGAG cCTATAGTTGTCCGGCATCACTGGGTGCACCGGAGACGGCAGGAAGGGAAATGCCGGCAGTGTGGCAAG GGTTTCCAGCAAAAGTTTGCCTTCCACAGTAAAGAGATTGTAGCCATCAGCTGTTCCTGGTGCAAGCAAGCG TATCACAGCAAAGTGTCTTGTTTCATGCTGCAACACATCGAAGAGCCCTGCTCACTGGGGGCTCATGCTGCTGTCGTTGTTCCTCCCACTTGGATTTTGCGGGTCCGACGGCCCCAG AACCCAATGAAATCCagtaagaagaagaagaggacaTCATTCAAGCGGAAATCCAGCAAAAAGGGTGCTGAG GAAGGGAGGTGGAAACCCTTTGTCATCAAGCCCATGCCAGCTCCTCTCATGAAACCCTTGCTGGTGTTTGTGAACCCCAAGAGCGGTGGGAATCAG GGAGCCAAGATCATCCAGTCCTTCATGTGGTATCTCAACCCACGGCAAGTGTTTGACCTCAGCCAGGGTGGACCCAAGGAGGC GCTGGAGCTGTACCGCAAGGTCCACAACCTGCGGATCCTGGCGTGTGGGGGAGACGGCACG GTGGGCTGGATACTCTCCATTCTGGACCAGCTACGCCTCAACCCACCTCCTCCCGTGGCCATCCTGCCCTTGGGGACCGGGAACGACTTGGCCAGGACACTGAACTGGGGTGGG GGTTACACAGATGAGCCTCTGTCCAAGATCTTGTCACATGTGGAAGATGGAAACATTGTGCAGCTCGATCGCTGGAACCTCCATGTGGAGCCAAACCCTGATGCAAACCCTGAGGAAAAGGATGAGGCAGCCGCTGACAAG CTCCCCTTGGATGTCTTCAATAACTACTTTAGCCTTGGCTTTGATGCACGGGTGACACTGGAGTTTCACGAATCCCGAG AGGCCAATCCAGAGAAGTTCAACAGCCGGTTTCGGAATAAAATGTTCTATGCTGGG ACGGCTTTCTCCGACTTCCTCACAGGGAGCTCCAAAGACTTAGCGAAGCACGTCAAGTTGGTT TGCGATGGGACAGACCTGACCCCCAAGATCCAGGACCTGAAGCCTCAGTGCTTGGTCTTCCTGAACATCCCCAG GTATTGTGCAGGCACTATGCCCTGGGGCAACCCTGGCGAGCACCACGACTTTGAACCACAGCGCCACGATGACGGCTGCATTGAAGTCATCGGCTTCACCATGACCTCCCTG gctgctctgcaggtgGGTGGCCATGGGGAGCGGCTGTGCCAGTGCCGGCAGGTGGTTCTCACCACGTCCAAGGCCATCCCCATGCAGGTGGACGGGGAGCCCTGCAAGCTGGCGGCTTCCTGCATCCACATCTCGCTGCGCAACCAAGCCAACATGGTGCAGAAGACCAAGCGGCGCAACTCCATGCCTCTGCTCAATGA ccagcagccagtACCTGAGCGGCTGCGAATCCGGGTGAGCCGAATCAGCATGCGCGACTACGAGGCACTGCACTACGACAAGGAAAAGCTCAAGGAAGCCT CCGTGCCTCTGGGGATCATCGTGGTTCCAGGAGACAGTGACCTGGAGTTGTGCCGGACCCAAATCGAGAGGCTGCAGGAG GATTTCCCTCCACAGCCCTCTGCTTTGCAGCGCCTGCTCTTTCAG gAAGGAGATGGAGCCAAACCGAAGACACTGTCATCCCAGAAGCTGTCACCAAAGTGGTGTTTCCTGGACT CAACCACGGCGGATCGGTTCTACAGGATAGACCGCGCACAG GAGCACCTCAACTACGTGACGGAGATCTCTCAGGATGAGCTCTATGTGCTGGACCCAGAGCTGGTGATCACCCAGACTGTGGGCACCTCTCCTGCCATGCCTGACCTCGTGGACTCATCCGCTGCACCTCCTGGGCACCATTTTGcattcccctcctcttcctcctctccaccctgctctcctgcccccAT tGCTGAGGCCGAGCTCTGCCTCCCGCAGAAAG ATGACCTTCTGATAGAAGCTGCCAAGAGCGGCGACTTCAGCAAG TTCCAAGAGCTGCACCGGGCTGGAAAAGACCTGATGGTGCGAGACTCCTCGGGCCGGACCGTCCTGCACCACGCTGTCAAATCAGGGAGCAAGGACATCGTCAAATACATCATCGAGAACG CCCCTTCAGAAATCCTCGATGCCACAGAGGAAGAGAA CGGTGAGACCAGCTTGCACCAGGCTGCAGCGTTACGCCAGCGCACGATCTGCCACTACATCGTGGAAGCTGGGGCGTCGCTGATGAAGACGGACCTGCAG GGAGACACCCCCAAGCACAGGGCAGAGAAAGCCAATGACCCTGACCTGGCTGCCTACCTCGAGAACCGACAGCACTACCAGATGATCCAGCGGGAGGACCAGGAGACAGCTGTGTAG
- the DGKZ gene encoding diacylglycerol kinase zeta isoform X2: protein METFFKRHFGRKGSPGPRRTSVVAVPTSKARRRSQAGLPSASLAQRRRGSSTVPLPLSCLPLPRRSSPRRRSSTTPPCLSPRFAVQQHRGGRLPAIDAQLLGHPMLLAGPLPDGEEGDGAPHTDTSISWPLEDGGGHAASGEAERGGRWAEESWLTMLPRLRPLQAGLLSRGPRCLRRTSSHVLPTDSGCGRVPHGLPGRYRRLSQRRRSSDALRPGLLSPGRAWRLAQQCAGAAGAAFPECLGPEPACCPDGWSPRLLKAIAKSSLQHMVAQPNPTLALRSDSERQIRSTVDWSETAVYGEHIWFETNVSGDFCYVGDQNCMAKLLQKPLSRRKCAACKIVVHTPCIEQLEKINFRCKPSFRESGSRNVREPIVVRHHWVHRRRQEGKCRQCGKGFQQKFAFHSKEIVAISCSWCKQAYHSKVSCFMLQHIEEPCSLGAHAAVVVPPTWILRVRRPQNPMKSSKKKKRTSFKRKSSKKGAEEGRWKPFVIKPMPAPLMKPLLVFVNPKSGGNQGAKIIQSFMWYLNPRQVFDLSQGGPKEALELYRKVHNLRILACGGDGTVGWILSILDQLRLNPPPPVAILPLGTGNDLARTLNWGGGYTDEPLSKILSHVEDGNIVQLDRWNLHVEPNPDANPEEKDEAAADKLPLDVFNNYFSLGFDARVTLEFHESREANPEKFNSRFRNKMFYAGTAFSDFLTGSSKDLAKHVKLVCDGTDLTPKIQDLKPQCLVFLNIPRYCAGTMPWGNPGEHHDFEPQRHDDGCIEVIGFTMTSLAALQVGGHGERLCQCRQVVLTTSKAIPMQVDGEPCKLAASCIHISLRNQANMVQKTKRRNSMPLLNDQQPVPERLRIRVSRISMRDYEALHYDKEKLKEASVPLGIIVVPGDSDLELCRTQIERLQEEGDGAKPKTLSSQKLSPKWCFLDSTTADRFYRIDRAQEHLNYVTEISQDELYVLDPELVITQTVGTSPAMPDLVDSSAAPPGHHFAFPSSSSSPPCSPAPIAEAELCLPQKDDLLIEAAKSGDFSKFQELHRAGKDLMVRDSSGRTVLHHAVKSGSKDIVKYIIENAPSEILDATEEENGETSLHQAAALRQRTICHYIVEAGASLMKTDLQGDTPKHRAEKANDPDLAAYLENRQHYQMIQREDQETAV, encoded by the exons ATGGAAACCTTTTTTAAGAGGCATTTTGGGAGGAAGGGCTCACCGGGGCCGCGGCGTACCAGCGTGGTGGCTGTGCCCACCAGCAAAGCCCGCCGCCGCTCCCAGGCCGGGCTGCCCTCCGCCTCCTTGGCCCAGCGCCGCCGCGGCTCCAGCACCGTGCCGCTGCCCctctcctgccttcccctgccccgCCGCAGCAGCCCCCGGCGCCGCTCCAGCACCACGCCGCCCTGCCTCAGCCCCCGCTTCGCCGTGCAGCAGCACCGCGGGGGCCGGCTGCCCGCCATCGATGCCCAACTTCTGGGCCACCCCATGCTGCTGGCCGGCCCCCTCCCCGACGGAGAGGAGGGTGATGGGGCGCCACACACCGACACCTCCATCTCCTGGCCTCTGGAGGATGGCGGTGGCCACGCAGCGAGCGGCgaggcggagcggggcgggcggtGGGCCGAGGAGAGCTGGCTGACCATGCTGCCCCGGCTGCGGCCGCTGCAGGCCGGGCTGCTGTCGAGGGGTCCCCGCTGCCTGCGCCGCACCTCCTCCCACGTCCTGCCCACAGACAGCGGCTGCGGCCGGGTGCCCCACGGCCTGCCGGGCCGCTACCGCCGCCTGAGCCAGCGCCGCCGCTCCAGTGACGCCCTGCGGCCCGGGCTGCTGTCCCCCGGCCGCGCGTGGCGGCTGGCCCAGCAGTGCGCGGGGGCAGCCGGGGCCGCCTTCCCCGAGTGCTTGGGACCGGAGCCCGCCTGCTGCCCCGACGGCTGGAGCCCCCGGCTGCT GAAAGCTATTGCCAAGTCCAGCCTCCAGCACATGGTAGCCCAGCCAAACCCCACGCTAGCCCTGAGGAGCGATTCGGAGAGGCAGATCCGCAGCACCGTGGACTGGAGC GAGACTGCAGTCTACGGGGAGCACATCTGGTTTGAGACCAACGTGTCTGGGGATTTCTGCTACGTTGGGGACCAGAACTGCATGGCAAAACTGCTG CAAAAACCTCTCTCCAGGCGTAAGTGTGCGGCCTGCAAGATCGTAGTGCATACACCCTGCATAGAACAGCTGGAGAAA ATAAATTTCCGCTGCAAACCTTCCTTCAGGGAGTCAGGATCCCGGAACGTACGGGAG cCTATAGTTGTCCGGCATCACTGGGTGCACCGGAGACGGCAGGAAGGGAAATGCCGGCAGTGTGGCAAG GGTTTCCAGCAAAAGTTTGCCTTCCACAGTAAAGAGATTGTAGCCATCAGCTGTTCCTGGTGCAAGCAAGCG TATCACAGCAAAGTGTCTTGTTTCATGCTGCAACACATCGAAGAGCCCTGCTCACTGGGGGCTCATGCTGCTGTCGTTGTTCCTCCCACTTGGATTTTGCGGGTCCGACGGCCCCAG AACCCAATGAAATCCagtaagaagaagaagaggacaTCATTCAAGCGGAAATCCAGCAAAAAGGGTGCTGAG GAAGGGAGGTGGAAACCCTTTGTCATCAAGCCCATGCCAGCTCCTCTCATGAAACCCTTGCTGGTGTTTGTGAACCCCAAGAGCGGTGGGAATCAG GGAGCCAAGATCATCCAGTCCTTCATGTGGTATCTCAACCCACGGCAAGTGTTTGACCTCAGCCAGGGTGGACCCAAGGAGGC GCTGGAGCTGTACCGCAAGGTCCACAACCTGCGGATCCTGGCGTGTGGGGGAGACGGCACG GTGGGCTGGATACTCTCCATTCTGGACCAGCTACGCCTCAACCCACCTCCTCCCGTGGCCATCCTGCCCTTGGGGACCGGGAACGACTTGGCCAGGACACTGAACTGGGGTGGG GGTTACACAGATGAGCCTCTGTCCAAGATCTTGTCACATGTGGAAGATGGAAACATTGTGCAGCTCGATCGCTGGAACCTCCATGTGGAGCCAAACCCTGATGCAAACCCTGAGGAAAAGGATGAGGCAGCCGCTGACAAG CTCCCCTTGGATGTCTTCAATAACTACTTTAGCCTTGGCTTTGATGCACGGGTGACACTGGAGTTTCACGAATCCCGAG AGGCCAATCCAGAGAAGTTCAACAGCCGGTTTCGGAATAAAATGTTCTATGCTGGG ACGGCTTTCTCCGACTTCCTCACAGGGAGCTCCAAAGACTTAGCGAAGCACGTCAAGTTGGTT TGCGATGGGACAGACCTGACCCCCAAGATCCAGGACCTGAAGCCTCAGTGCTTGGTCTTCCTGAACATCCCCAG GTATTGTGCAGGCACTATGCCCTGGGGCAACCCTGGCGAGCACCACGACTTTGAACCACAGCGCCACGATGACGGCTGCATTGAAGTCATCGGCTTCACCATGACCTCCCTG gctgctctgcaggtgGGTGGCCATGGGGAGCGGCTGTGCCAGTGCCGGCAGGTGGTTCTCACCACGTCCAAGGCCATCCCCATGCAGGTGGACGGGGAGCCCTGCAAGCTGGCGGCTTCCTGCATCCACATCTCGCTGCGCAACCAAGCCAACATGGTGCAGAAGACCAAGCGGCGCAACTCCATGCCTCTGCTCAATGA ccagcagccagtACCTGAGCGGCTGCGAATCCGGGTGAGCCGAATCAGCATGCGCGACTACGAGGCACTGCACTACGACAAGGAAAAGCTCAAGGAAGCCT CCGTGCCTCTGGGGATCATCGTGGTTCCAGGAGACAGTGACCTGGAGTTGTGCCGGACCCAAATCGAGAGGCTGCAGGAG gAAGGAGATGGAGCCAAACCGAAGACACTGTCATCCCAGAAGCTGTCACCAAAGTGGTGTTTCCTGGACT CAACCACGGCGGATCGGTTCTACAGGATAGACCGCGCACAG GAGCACCTCAACTACGTGACGGAGATCTCTCAGGATGAGCTCTATGTGCTGGACCCAGAGCTGGTGATCACCCAGACTGTGGGCACCTCTCCTGCCATGCCTGACCTCGTGGACTCATCCGCTGCACCTCCTGGGCACCATTTTGcattcccctcctcttcctcctctccaccctgctctcctgcccccAT tGCTGAGGCCGAGCTCTGCCTCCCGCAGAAAG ATGACCTTCTGATAGAAGCTGCCAAGAGCGGCGACTTCAGCAAG TTCCAAGAGCTGCACCGGGCTGGAAAAGACCTGATGGTGCGAGACTCCTCGGGCCGGACCGTCCTGCACCACGCTGTCAAATCAGGGAGCAAGGACATCGTCAAATACATCATCGAGAACG CCCCTTCAGAAATCCTCGATGCCACAGAGGAAGAGAA CGGTGAGACCAGCTTGCACCAGGCTGCAGCGTTACGCCAGCGCACGATCTGCCACTACATCGTGGAAGCTGGGGCGTCGCTGATGAAGACGGACCTGCAG GGAGACACCCCCAAGCACAGGGCAGAGAAAGCCAATGACCCTGACCTGGCTGCCTACCTCGAGAACCGACAGCACTACCAGATGATCCAGCGGGAGGACCAGGAGACAGCTGTGTAG